The following proteins are co-located in the Ketogulonicigenium robustum genome:
- a CDS encoding DUF58 domain-containing protein: protein MTAKLVPSLAQPSVGTGERRSRMKGAGIEFIDHRPYQPGDDTRHLDAHVMARTGDAVIREYALMRQVPITIVLDSSASMATKRDTAGLVAQIFGFVGLAAGDRVQVAVNRGGALRIGPRLQGTARAEILFDEIATAEDGPAPDLMPLLRAAQGQRGLIIIISDWWDEALAEQLPLAAAAGHEVLGIQILSPAERDPTGLGQGVVSLRDAETGDEVDVRLDLATLSAYATALQSWQQDLGQTFRSRSWHFLALGAEDSLDDFFLRRCRSLGILT from the coding sequence ATGACAGCCAAGCTGGTGCCATCCTTGGCCCAGCCCAGCGTCGGCACGGGCGAGCGTCGCTCGCGCATGAAGGGTGCCGGGATCGAATTCATCGACCACCGCCCCTATCAACCGGGCGATGACACGCGCCATTTGGATGCGCATGTCATGGCGCGCACGGGCGATGCGGTCATTCGCGAATACGCCCTGATGCGGCAGGTGCCGATTACCATCGTCCTCGACAGCTCAGCCTCGATGGCGACCAAGCGGGATACGGCGGGGCTGGTCGCGCAGATTTTCGGGTTCGTGGGGCTGGCGGCTGGTGATCGCGTGCAGGTCGCAGTGAACCGCGGCGGCGCGCTGCGAATCGGCCCCCGCCTGCAAGGCACCGCCCGCGCCGAGATCCTGTTCGACGAAATCGCCACCGCCGAAGACGGCCCCGCCCCCGACCTGATGCCCCTGCTGCGTGCGGCGCAAGGCCAGCGCGGGCTGATCATCATCATTTCCGACTGGTGGGACGAAGCTTTGGCCGAACAGCTGCCGCTGGCCGCCGCCGCAGGGCACGAGGTGCTGGGCATCCAGATTCTCAGCCCAGCCGAACGTGACCCCACTGGTCTCGGCCAAGGCGTCGTCAGCCTGCGAGACGCCGAAACCGGCGACGAGGTTGACGTGCGCCTAGATCTGGCGACACTGTCGGCCTATGCCACCGCTTTACAAAGCTGGCAGCAGGATTTGGGCCAGACTTTCCGCAGCCGTAGCTGGCATTTCCTCGCCCTCGGGGCCGAGGATTCGCTGGATGATTTCTTTTTGCGCCGCTGCCGCAGCCTTGGGATTCTGACATGA
- a CDS encoding ABC transporter ATP-binding protein, producing the protein MNATPATDPQNAIEVRGVTKRFGRVEALKGVDLDVPKNSIFALLGPNGAGKSTLIDILCTIRPQDKGTAMVAGFSTRKNPLSVRRNIGVVFQNPTVDSRLSVRENLDFHGMVYQMPYKARKKRLIEVLELVDLSDWIDATVGALSGGMKRRLEIARALMHEPRILFMDEPTVGLDAQSRAAIWDHLDRLRTGSDLTVVVTTHYIDEVDNADRVCIIDKGLILANDTPQALKEAHGTTTLRLRPASAEAAAQLNARFTTATKGAGDTLVLPLTGTEDLAALMGEIGPLASGLELHQPSLESVFLGLTGRDLREAGGTKPARRGGRNG; encoded by the coding sequence ATGAACGCAACACCTGCAACCGACCCCCAAAATGCCATTGAGGTGCGCGGCGTGACCAAACGCTTTGGTCGGGTCGAGGCGCTGAAAGGTGTCGATCTGGATGTCCCGAAAAACAGCATCTTTGCACTGCTGGGGCCGAACGGCGCGGGAAAATCGACGCTGATCGACATTTTGTGCACCATCCGCCCGCAGGATAAGGGCACGGCCATGGTCGCGGGATTTAGCACCCGCAAAAATCCCTTGTCGGTGCGCCGCAATATCGGCGTCGTCTTTCAAAACCCCACTGTCGACAGCCGCCTGTCCGTGCGCGAGAACCTAGATTTTCATGGCATGGTCTACCAGATGCCCTACAAGGCCCGCAAAAAGCGCCTGATCGAGGTGCTGGAACTGGTCGACCTGTCGGATTGGATCGACGCGACCGTCGGCGCGTTGTCGGGCGGGATGAAACGCCGGCTGGAAATCGCCCGCGCGCTGATGCACGAGCCGCGTATTTTGTTCATGGACGAGCCGACCGTCGGCCTTGATGCGCAATCGCGCGCCGCAATTTGGGATCACCTTGATCGCTTGCGCACGGGTTCGGATCTGACTGTCGTCGTTACAACCCACTATATCGACGAAGTCGACAATGCGGACCGCGTTTGCATCATTGACAAGGGTCTGATCCTCGCCAATGACACCCCCCAAGCCCTGAAAGAGGCCCACGGCACGACGACCCTGCGTCTGCGCCCCGCCTCGGCCGAGGCTGCCGCCCAGCTGAACGCGCGCTTTACCACTGCGACCAAGGGCGCGGGCGATACGCTGGTCTTGCCACTGACCGGCACCGAAGATCTGGCCGCCCTAATGGGCGAAATCGGGCCGCTGGCCAGCGGGTTGGAGCTGCATCAACCCTCGCTGGAAAGCGTTTTCTTGGGCCTGACCGGCCGCGATCTGCGCGAAGCGGGCGGTACAAAGCCAGCCCGCAGGGGGGGACGCAATGGCTAA
- a CDS encoding ABC transporter permease, translated as MAKPHRKPADNPVLIALLRLVFLGLLLLLWWLASENVSRNLIPSPLQTYDAFWRLIANGRLVAALGDSLQVFLSGYGLAILVAVPLGLIMGGFNLLGKTVEVFLYALAATPRVAFIPLIIVFLGLGVQAKLTVVFMGAVMPIVMNTYAGVQQVDRELVEMARSVGASRLRIYARIILPGSLPYLIAGLRIGATIGLINTVVAELYTSVKGLGGLLATYGNSFRMAEYFVVVLTLSLIGVVVTEILRHIEIRLARWKQGG; from the coding sequence ATGGCTAAGCCCCACCGCAAACCCGCCGACAATCCGGTGCTGATCGCCCTATTGCGACTGGTCTTTCTGGGCCTGCTGCTGCTGCTGTGGTGGCTCGCTTCGGAAAACGTCTCGCGCAACCTGATCCCGTCGCCGCTGCAAACCTATGACGCGTTTTGGCGGTTGATCGCGAACGGGCGGCTGGTCGCAGCGCTTGGCGATAGTTTGCAGGTCTTCCTCAGCGGCTATGGGCTGGCCATTCTGGTCGCCGTCCCGCTGGGGCTGATCATGGGCGGATTCAACCTGCTGGGCAAAACGGTCGAGGTGTTCCTTTATGCCCTTGCCGCGACCCCGCGCGTCGCGTTCATTCCGCTGATCATCGTTTTCTTGGGCCTTGGCGTGCAGGCCAAGCTGACGGTGGTGTTCATGGGCGCGGTCATGCCGATCGTGATGAACACCTATGCCGGCGTGCAGCAGGTTGACCGCGAGTTGGTGGAAATGGCCCGATCCGTCGGAGCATCGCGGCTGCGCATCTACGCCCGCATCATCCTGCCCGGGTCGCTGCCCTATCTGATTGCGGGGCTGCGCATCGGGGCCACCATCGGCCTGATCAATACCGTCGTGGCCGAGCTTTACACATCGGTAAAGGGCCTTGGCGGCTTGCTGGCCACCTATGGCAACAGCTTCCGCATGGCCGAGTATTTCGTCGTTGTCCTGACGCTGTCGCTGATTGGCGTCGTGGTTACCGAAATCCTGCGCCACATCGAAATTCGCCTCGCCAGATGGAAGCAAGGTGGATGA
- a CDS encoding ABC transporter substrate-binding protein, with amino-acid sequence MKLTKNIALASTIALLAAGAAQAEPFRMIVTDLEPPLVPNSIIDFAVAGGYFTAEGVDLELVRVEQTPSALAAIQAGEGEMANISVDSLLQLVANGADDLRAVLTPNKALPYQIIGKDSIATLADMEGHSFGVGRVGSLDYSLSLNVLSTGGVDTDKVEIVALGQPAVRAQALSAGQVDATTVSLGIWLSLPEKDGLHIITNVDDFYAAAPVVNKVNIVTLATLQNRQAEVDGITRAVIRASRDVAENSQLWVDFMTTARPDVSAETLDALAAAFTQSWSVNGGLSADELNFTAEWAYKGEEFVGVRPVTLNEWVDFGPIDRALESLGTSDISDAVTR; translated from the coding sequence ATGAAACTGACGAAGAATATCGCGCTGGCCTCGACCATCGCACTGCTTGCTGCGGGTGCGGCCCAGGCTGAACCCTTCCGCATGATCGTGACCGACCTCGAGCCGCCCTTGGTTCCCAACTCGATCATCGATTTCGCCGTCGCAGGCGGTTATTTCACAGCCGAAGGCGTCGATCTGGAACTGGTTCGTGTGGAACAGACGCCTTCCGCACTGGCTGCCATTCAGGCGGGCGAGGGCGAGATGGCGAACATCTCGGTCGACTCGCTACTGCAGCTGGTGGCGAACGGCGCCGACGATCTGCGCGCCGTGCTGACGCCGAACAAAGCGCTGCCCTACCAGATCATCGGCAAAGACAGCATCGCCACGCTGGCCGATATGGAAGGGCACAGCTTTGGTGTCGGTCGCGTCGGCAGCCTTGATTATTCGCTGTCGCTGAACGTGCTGTCCACCGGCGGGGTTGATACCGACAAGGTTGAAATCGTCGCCTTGGGCCAACCTGCCGTGCGCGCGCAGGCGCTGTCGGCCGGTCAGGTCGATGCAACTACGGTCTCGCTGGGTATCTGGCTGTCGCTGCCAGAAAAAGACGGGCTGCACATCATCACTAACGTCGATGATTTTTACGCTGCCGCCCCCGTGGTGAACAAAGTGAACATCGTCACCCTCGCCACGCTGCAAAACCGTCAGGCCGAGGTTGACGGCATCACCCGCGCCGTCATCCGCGCCAGCCGCGATGTCGCCGAAAACAGCCAGCTGTGGGTCGATTTCATGACGACCGCCCGCCCCGATGTCTCGGCTGAAACGCTGGACGCGCTGGCCGCCGCCTTCACCCAAAGCTGGAGCGTGAACGGGGGCCTGTCCGCAGACGAGCTGAACTTCACCGCCGAATGGGCCTATAAGGGCGAGGAATTCGTCGGCGTCCGTCCCGTCACGCTGAATGAATGGGTCGACTTCGGCCCGATCGACCGCGCGCTGGAAAGCCTTGGCACGTCGGATATTTCCGACGCCGTCACCCGCTAA
- a CDS encoding ABC transporter ATP-binding protein gives MNRPVTTQSSSTGLVMENVSKTFLRPDGAETFALRDVNLQLADQQFVALVGPSGCGKTTMLRMANGLLQPDGGRVLLNNAPPVPGPDAGFVFQSFRLIPWETVLSNITFALMDMGLTKAERNDRAMHYLELVGLARVAGNYPAQLSGGMRQRVALARALAVEPKILLMDEPFASLDAQTRELMQIELLSLWERRRALVMFVTHSVDEAVTLADRVVVMGAGRVLETVDIDLPRPRAGEALRADPRYIELRTYLWARIRELVLSDPASEFHGRAAGQVA, from the coding sequence ATGAACCGCCCCGTCACGACGCAATCCTCCAGCACCGGTCTGGTGATGGAGAATGTCTCGAAAACCTTCCTGCGCCCCGACGGGGCGGAAACATTCGCGCTGCGCGATGTGAACCTGCAACTGGCCGACCAGCAATTCGTCGCGCTTGTGGGGCCGTCGGGCTGCGGCAAGACAACAATGCTGCGCATGGCGAACGGCCTGCTTCAACCCGACGGCGGCCGTGTGCTGTTGAACAACGCCCCGCCCGTGCCCGGCCCGGATGCAGGTTTCGTTTTCCAGTCCTTCCGGCTGATTCCGTGGGAAACGGTGCTTTCGAACATCACCTTTGCGCTGATGGATATGGGCCTGACCAAGGCCGAACGGAACGACCGCGCCATGCACTATCTGGAACTGGTCGGGCTGGCGCGCGTGGCGGGCAACTACCCCGCGCAGCTGTCGGGCGGCATGCGCCAGCGCGTCGCATTGGCCCGCGCCTTGGCGGTTGAACCCAAGATCCTGTTGATGGATGAACCCTTTGCCAGCCTTGACGCGCAAACACGCGAGCTGATGCAGATTGAACTGCTGTCGCTGTGGGAACGCCGCCGCGCGCTGGTGATGTTCGTCACCCATTCGGTCGACGAGGCTGTCACACTGGCCGACCGTGTTGTCGTCATGGGCGCAGGCCGCGTGCTGGAAACGGTCGATATCGACCTGCCCCGCCCCCGCGCCGGCGAGGCGCTGCGCGCCGACCCCCGTTATATTGAACTGCGCACCTATCTGTGGGCGCGTATCCGCGAGTTGGTCCTGTCGGACCCCGCATCCGAATTCCATGGCCGCGCTGCCGGCCAAGTTGCGTGA
- a CDS encoding ABC transporter permease: MGYLVGVYAIWLREVKRALRDKGQLIGGVSRPLLWVLILGIGLNPYFRGEVYGETRFVVPYTYLQFIFPAVVVLNILYTSVQSAVSLIWDREFGFLREVMVSPMPRNLVLLGKVLGGATTAVIHGCMVLAVARFVGVTLMWPQFFEALALMFVLSFGLTSFGIIVANYIRGFEGFGVFSNAIILPLYFTSSSVFPLDPALTRAQTLVVYPEWLVIVVEWNPLTYAVDAMRGILINFNQFAPALGFQVVGIMAVVLFLAAMWEFRKV; this comes from the coding sequence ATGGGCTATCTAGTCGGGGTCTATGCGATCTGGCTGCGCGAGGTGAAACGCGCCTTGCGTGACAAAGGGCAGCTGATCGGCGGCGTCAGTCGTCCGCTGCTGTGGGTGCTGATTTTGGGCATCGGCCTGAACCCCTATTTCCGCGGCGAGGTTTATGGCGAGACACGTTTCGTCGTACCCTATACCTACCTGCAATTCATCTTTCCCGCCGTGGTCGTGCTGAACATCCTCTACACCTCGGTCCAGTCGGCGGTGTCGCTGATTTGGGACCGCGAGTTCGGCTTCCTGCGCGAGGTGATGGTCTCGCCCATGCCGCGCAATCTGGTGCTGCTGGGCAAGGTGCTGGGCGGGGCGACGACGGCGGTGATCCACGGCTGTATGGTGCTGGCCGTCGCCCGCTTTGTTGGCGTTACACTGATGTGGCCCCAATTCTTCGAGGCGCTGGCCCTGATGTTTGTGCTGTCCTTTGGCCTGACATCATTCGGGATCATCGTGGCGAATTACATTCGCGGGTTCGAGGGCTTCGGCGTCTTTTCAAACGCCATCATCTTGCCGCTCTACTTCACGTCCAGCTCGGTCTTTCCGCTGGATCCGGCGCTGACGCGGGCGCAGACGCTGGTCGTTTACCCCGAATGGCTGGTGATCGTGGTGGAATGGAACCCGCTAACCTATGCGGTGGATGCGATGCGCGGCATCTTGATCAACTTCAACCAATTCGCCCCCGCCCTTGGCTTCCAAGTGGTGGGCATCATGGCCGTGGTTCTGTTCCTTGCGGCCATGTGGGAATTCAGGAAGGTCTAG
- a CDS encoding substrate-binding periplasmic protein: MAPARKRAWTGYIPLALCFAVLFGVSFLPPDTSLSQINAAGRISVCVPQSAPPMVTGQAANPGFDIELLNEIARRAGWSIAYSRNAAMTRDINPRSWHINRAQCQIVAGGVVLSDTTRSYMDTSAGYLQAGWAMISKAGTPAPERGAQAGFLAGLSGLNRITLGQHLRAIGISPVVVNNATDLKRGLDDGRYAYAITDAFTAQANFSEDDGYDMGWVPEDDEHFALGFGFWKGDTTLRQHVEGLLGDIKADGTFAALAEKYDLDPAFFCGAEHNC; the protein is encoded by the coding sequence GTGGCACCTGCAAGGAAACGCGCCTGGACAGGCTATATCCCGCTGGCGCTGTGCTTCGCCGTTCTGTTCGGCGTCAGTTTTCTGCCGCCCGATACCTCGCTCAGCCAGATCAACGCGGCGGGGCGCATATCGGTGTGCGTGCCACAATCGGCGCCGCCGATGGTCACTGGCCAAGCCGCCAACCCCGGCTTTGACATCGAACTGCTGAACGAGATCGCCCGCCGCGCTGGGTGGTCGATCGCCTATAGCCGCAACGCCGCCATGACGCGCGACATCAACCCGCGCAGCTGGCACATCAACCGCGCGCAATGCCAGATCGTCGCCGGCGGGGTGGTGCTGTCGGACACGACGCGATCGTATATGGATACATCCGCGGGTTACCTGCAGGCCGGCTGGGCGATGATCAGTAAAGCCGGCACCCCTGCCCCCGAACGCGGGGCGCAGGCGGGCTTTTTGGCGGGCCTTTCGGGGCTGAACCGCATCACGCTGGGCCAGCATCTGCGCGCGATCGGCATATCACCCGTGGTGGTAAACAACGCGACTGATCTGAAACGTGGGCTGGATGACGGGCGCTATGCCTATGCCATCACCGACGCCTTCACCGCGCAGGCCAATTTCAGCGAAGATGACGGCTATGATATGGGCTGGGTTCCCGAAGACGACGAACATTTCGCCCTTGGCTTCGGATTCTGGAAGGGCGACACGACCCTGCGCCAGCACGTCGAGGGGCTGCTGGGCGATATAAAAGCCGACGGCACATTCGCCGCCTTGGCCGAAAAATACGACCTCGACCCCGCGTTCTTCTGCGGGGCCGAGCACAACTGCTAG
- a CDS encoding aminopeptidase, with the protein MTSSPTIDPDMIDRLAEVAVKVGLDLHEGQDLVLTAPASALPLVRRIAAHAYKAGAGVVVPILSDEDVTLARFENANDASFDVAPGWLHRGMAEAYGNNAARLAISGDNPMMLSAQDPAKVARVNRANSIASKPAMEKITGFDVNWTIVSYPNAAWAKLVFPDLPEPDAIAALARAIFAASRVDQPDPVAAWAAHNANLAQRSGWLNGQRFASLHFTGPGTDLIVGLADEHAWKGGASPVKNGITCNPNIPTEEVFTTPHALRVEGHVSATKPLSHNGTLIENIRVRFEEGRIVEAHATKGEEVLQRVIDSDEGARRLGEVALVPHSSPISASGVLFYNTLFDENAACHIALGQCYSDCFTDPNMSAEQIKARGGNSSMIHIDWMIGSGQVDIDGVAADGTRTPVFRQGEWAF; encoded by the coding sequence ATGACATCTTCCCCCACAATCGACCCCGATATGATCGACCGCTTGGCGGAAGTGGCGGTCAAAGTCGGGCTGGATCTGCACGAAGGGCAAGATCTGGTGCTGACCGCCCCGGCTAGCGCGCTGCCGTTGGTGCGCCGTATCGCGGCCCACGCCTATAAGGCGGGCGCGGGTGTCGTGGTGCCGATCCTTTCGGACGAAGACGTGACGCTGGCGCGTTTCGAGAATGCGAACGATGCGTCGTTCGACGTGGCACCCGGTTGGCTGCACCGCGGCATGGCCGAGGCCTATGGCAACAACGCCGCGCGGCTGGCGATTTCGGGCGATAACCCGATGATGCTGTCGGCGCAGGACCCGGCCAAAGTCGCGCGGGTGAACCGCGCCAACTCGATCGCATCGAAGCCCGCGATGGAAAAGATCACCGGTTTCGATGTGAACTGGACGATCGTATCCTATCCGAACGCGGCATGGGCCAAGCTGGTCTTCCCCGATCTGCCCGAACCCGACGCGATTGCTGCGCTGGCGCGTGCGATCTTTGCCGCCTCGCGCGTGGATCAGCCCGATCCGGTTGCGGCTTGGGCGGCGCACAACGCCAATCTGGCGCAGCGGTCGGGGTGGCTGAACGGGCAGCGCTTTGCCAGCTTACATTTCACCGGCCCGGGCACCGACCTGATCGTCGGTCTGGCCGATGAACACGCGTGGAAGGGCGGGGCATCGCCTGTCAAGAACGGCATCACCTGCAACCCCAACATCCCGACCGAGGAAGTCTTCACCACCCCGCACGCCCTGCGCGTCGAGGGGCATGTCAGCGCGACCAAACCCTTGTCGCACAACGGCACGCTGATCGAAAACATCCGCGTCCGGTTCGAGGAGGGCCGCATCGTCGAAGCCCACGCGACCAAGGGCGAGGAAGTGCTGCAGCGCGTGATCGACAGTGACGAGGGCGCCCGACGCTTAGGCGAGGTCGCGCTGGTGCCGCATTCCTCGCCGATCTCGGCGTCGGGGGTGCTGTTCTACAACACGCTGTTCGACGAAAACGCCGCCTGCCACATTGCGCTGGGGCAATGCTATTCGGACTGCTTCACCGACCCGAATATGTCGGCCGAGCAGATCAAGGCGCGCGGTGGCAACTCCAGCATGATCCACATCGACTGGATGATCGGATCGGGGCAGGTCGACATCGACGGCGTCGCGGCCGATGGCACACGCACGCCGGTGTTCCGTCAGGGTGAATGGGCGTTTTGA
- a CDS encoding MFS transporter, which yields MSEAAVPSPFSNPTYRNLWIGNLGSGFGTMIQAVGAAWLMMALTSSVDMVALVQAANALPVVMLSLIGGAIADGYNRRKVMLITQTFMMVVSALLALFALLGWMSPWVLLGFTFLIGCGNALNNPSWQSSVADIVTRDQLATAVSYNSISFNLARSLGPALGGLIVGAVGPVGAFAANALTYGGPLTALSLWKSQKSDRTLPPESIGPAIMAGLRYVGMSRELLRIIFRAGLYGFGTIVMQALMPVVAAQQLGGNPLVFGVLLGCFGVGAIGGAVVGPNIQRRYPSERIVMSVCLVFASTLVLMGFATQLWMAMIASLVAGAGWIMCMALFNVSVQMSAPRWVVGRALALYQTAMFGGFAVGSWFWGRFAEDFGLQPTFITAAVAMAVVALVGLIIPMPPRISRNLDPLNRFQEPTIDLELSPRSGPIVVQIVYTIAPENTATFLNLMQERKRVRMRDGARNWTLARDLAAPNRWVERYKAPTWTDYIRQNQRVTQADAGLSDELRATFADDARPVVTRYLELHHETHQAMRDIAHDHHH from the coding sequence ATGTCCGAAGCTGCTGTTCCATCGCCATTTTCAAACCCGACCTATCGCAATCTGTGGATAGGGAACCTCGGCTCGGGGTTTGGCACGATGATTCAAGCGGTCGGCGCGGCATGGCTGATGATGGCGCTGACATCGTCGGTCGACATGGTGGCGCTGGTGCAAGCGGCGAACGCGCTGCCGGTGGTGATGCTGTCGCTGATCGGCGGGGCCATCGCCGACGGCTACAACCGCCGCAAGGTGATGTTGATCACCCAGACGTTCATGATGGTCGTTTCGGCCTTGCTGGCGCTGTTTGCGCTGCTGGGATGGATGTCGCCATGGGTTTTGCTGGGTTTCACATTTCTGATCGGCTGCGGGAACGCGCTGAACAACCCATCGTGGCAGTCGTCGGTGGCCGATATCGTCACGCGCGACCAGCTGGCCACCGCCGTCAGCTACAACTCGATCAGTTTCAATCTGGCGCGGAGCTTGGGGCCTGCCCTGGGTGGTTTGATCGTTGGCGCGGTCGGCCCTGTCGGGGCATTCGCCGCCAATGCGCTGACCTATGGCGGCCCGCTGACCGCACTAAGCCTGTGGAAATCCCAGAAATCCGATCGCACGCTGCCGCCCGAATCGATCGGCCCCGCTATCATGGCGGGCTTGCGCTATGTCGGCATGTCGCGCGAATTGCTCCGGATTATCTTTCGCGCGGGTCTTTACGGGTTCGGCACCATCGTCATGCAGGCGCTGATGCCCGTGGTCGCCGCGCAGCAACTGGGCGGCAACCCGCTGGTGTTTGGCGTGCTGCTGGGTTGCTTTGGCGTAGGTGCGATTGGCGGGGCCGTCGTCGGCCCGAACATCCAGCGCCGCTACCCGTCCGAGCGTATCGTGATGAGCGTCTGCCTGGTGTTCGCCAGCACGTTGGTGCTGATGGGATTTGCGACACAGCTGTGGATGGCGATGATCGCATCACTGGTCGCGGGTGCAGGCTGGATCATGTGCATGGCGCTGTTCAACGTATCGGTGCAGATGTCGGCCCCGCGCTGGGTCGTCGGGCGGGCATTGGCGCTGTACCAGACGGCAATGTTCGGCGGATTTGCCGTCGGCAGCTGGTTCTGGGGCCGCTTTGCGGAAGATTTCGGCCTGCAGCCGACATTCATCACGGCGGCAGTCGCTATGGCGGTCGTAGCGCTGGTCGGGTTGATCATCCCGATGCCGCCGCGCATCAGCCGCAACCTTGATCCGCTGAACCGCTTTCAGGAACCGACCATCGATCTGGAGCTGTCGCCCCGCAGCGGCCCCATCGTCGTGCAGATCGTTTACACCATCGCCCCCGAAAACACCGCGACTTTCCTGAACCTGATGCAGGAACGCAAGCGCGTGCGGATGCGCGACGGCGCCCGCAACTGGACTTTGGCGCGCGATCTTGCCGCCCCGAACCGCTGGGTCGAGCGCTACAAAGCGCCGACCTGGACCGATTACATTCGCCAGAACCAGCGCGTCACGCAGGCCGATGCCGGCCTCAGCGACGAATTGCGGGCCACGTTTGCCGACGATGCCCGCCCCGTCGTGACCCGCTACCTCGAGCTGCACCACGAAACACATCAGGCGATGCGCGACATCGCCCATGATCACCATCACTAA
- a CDS encoding pyridoxamine 5'-phosphate oxidase family protein: MQDDAITPRPAEIDPEAGTPFDAVACAQDLLFNTPAAALSTLDPGGYPYGTVTNLAVMPDGTPIFFAAGLALHARNIAVDNRISLVMAPFGVPDLLTKPRLTLVGRAIAISKGEDEAERAVYLARFTKAKLYLQLPDAIMYRMDVESLQLNGGPTRNASALTPAILRQPRP, encoded by the coding sequence ATGCAAGACGACGCGATCACCCCCCGCCCCGCCGAAATCGACCCCGAGGCCGGAACGCCGTTTGATGCGGTGGCCTGCGCGCAGGACCTGCTGTTCAACACGCCCGCCGCTGCCCTATCGACGCTGGATCCGGGCGGCTACCCCTATGGCACTGTCACCAATCTGGCGGTGATGCCCGACGGCACGCCGATCTTTTTTGCCGCGGGGCTGGCCCTGCATGCGCGCAACATTGCGGTCGACAACCGGATCTCGTTGGTGATGGCCCCCTTTGGCGTGCCCGACCTGCTGACCAAGCCGCGCCTGACGCTGGTCGGCCGCGCAATCGCCATCTCGAAGGGCGAGGACGAGGCCGAGCGCGCCGTTTATCTGGCGCGCTTTACCAAGGCCAAGCTGTACCTGCAGCTGCCCGATGCGATCATGTACAGGATGGATGTGGAAAGCCTGCAGTTGAACGGGGGCCCCACGCGCAACGCCAGCGCCTTGACCCCCGCAATTTTGCGCCAGCCGCGCCCCTGA
- a CDS encoding metal ABC transporter permease, whose translation MLDTLLMPFQFGFMQNAFLISAIVAVPTALLSCFLVLKGWALMGDAVSHAVLPGIVLAYMLGLPLIIGAFAAGMFTAVATGYLADNSRVKQDTVMGVVFSGMFGLGIVLYTSITSDVHLDHILFGDPLGVGPDDLWTAGLIALFVVGALLLKWKDLLLHAFDPVQARTSGLPVKLLHYGLLTILSLTIVATLSATGLILAVALLIAPGAIAFLVTRSFGRMMAVAVAVCLFAMLGGVYLSFFLDSAPAPTVVLVLITLFLAAFLRKTYLNRKTAATL comes from the coding sequence ATGCTTGATACCCTGCTGATGCCGTTTCAATTCGGCTTTATGCAAAACGCCTTTCTGATTTCGGCCATCGTCGCGGTGCCGACGGCGCTGCTGTCTTGCTTTTTGGTGCTGAAGGGCTGGGCGCTGATGGGCGATGCGGTCAGCCACGCCGTACTGCCGGGAATCGTGCTGGCCTATATGCTGGGCCTGCCGCTGATTATCGGGGCCTTTGCTGCCGGTATGTTTACGGCTGTCGCGACGGGCTATCTGGCCGACAATAGCCGCGTCAAACAAGACACTGTCATGGGGGTGGTCTTTTCGGGAATGTTCGGACTGGGGATCGTGCTTTACACCTCGATCACCTCGGATGTTCACTTGGACCACATCCTGTTCGGCGATCCGCTGGGCGTCGGGCCGGATGACCTGTGGACGGCGGGGCTGATCGCCCTGTTCGTGGTGGGCGCGCTGCTGTTGAAATGGAAAGACCTGCTGCTGCATGCGTTCGACCCCGTGCAGGCGCGCACCTCGGGGCTGCCGGTCAAGCTGTTGCACTATGGGCTGCTGACGATCCTGTCGCTGACCATCGTCGCGACGCTGAGCGCGACTGGCCTGATCTTGGCCGTGGCATTGCTGATCGCGCCGGGTGCCATCGCGTTTCTGGTCACGCGCAGCTTTGGCCGGATGATGGCCGTGGCTGTGGCCGTGTGCCTGTTCGCGATGCTGGGCGGCGTCTACCTCAGCTTTTTCCTCGATAGCGCGCCCGCGCCGACGGTTGTGCTGGTGTTGATTACGCTGTTCTTGGCGGCGTTCCTGCGGAAAACCTACCTGAACCGCAAAACCGCGGCGACGCTGTAG